In a genomic window of Halostella litorea:
- the arcS gene encoding archaeosine synthase subunit alpha, whose product MTDYFEVHERDGPARVAELRLDDPVTTPALVDEADRAGDASGGDRVNRILADAGSLWTADRDLPEGDGAALTVLPHRAFPSGTADEVQESFAVDHPEVDYPNAAVVSPDTADDFGADAYVVSGAQGFVGHGEAFRDAVVDVREAVPADAALYLPGVATPGNVATLAYAGVDLVDPHRAVVKGTQGKYLTTDGEAFLADLTELPCACPACRTPVDEFDRDDCAEHNVNALAAELARVRERIRAGRLRDYVEGQARHEQWLTAAFREFDGQWEYVEERTPVFRNSEIAATTEDTLRRVEIQRFADRVTSRYRNRFDNPLVLVPCSARKPYSESQSHGQFHDAVQFRAHTVSMTSPIGVVPQELELTYPAQHYDAAVTGRWSADETEFVASVLRRYLQRNEYPRVIAHVPDEGYREVCERVEADLDVDFEYTVEDHPTTTESLGNLSATLAGELKFSKREREHNTVRAIADYQFGPGAGDAVFGDISTQSRYPKLRVHDGGGEQLAAMVPQYGLLAFTLAGARRWVDSDAPTKRVSIDGFVPHGSVLAPGVVEADDDVRVGDEVVIEGPKAFAVGRARMSGPEMCESTRGVACSVRHVDEK is encoded by the coding sequence CCCGCCCGGGTGGCCGAGCTCCGGCTCGACGACCCGGTGACGACGCCGGCGCTCGTGGACGAGGCCGACCGCGCGGGCGACGCTTCCGGCGGCGACCGCGTCAACCGTATCCTCGCCGACGCGGGCAGCCTCTGGACCGCCGACCGCGACCTCCCGGAGGGCGACGGAGCGGCGCTTACCGTGCTGCCACACCGCGCGTTCCCGTCGGGGACCGCCGACGAGGTCCAGGAGTCGTTCGCCGTCGACCACCCCGAGGTCGACTACCCCAACGCCGCCGTCGTCTCGCCGGACACAGCCGACGACTTCGGCGCGGACGCCTACGTCGTCTCGGGCGCGCAGGGCTTCGTCGGCCACGGCGAGGCGTTCCGCGACGCGGTCGTCGACGTCCGCGAGGCGGTCCCCGCGGACGCGGCGCTGTACCTCCCGGGCGTGGCGACGCCGGGCAACGTCGCGACGCTCGCGTACGCCGGCGTCGACCTCGTCGACCCGCACCGCGCCGTCGTGAAGGGGACGCAGGGCAAGTACCTCACGACGGACGGCGAGGCGTTCCTGGCGGACCTGACCGAACTCCCCTGTGCCTGTCCGGCCTGCCGGACGCCCGTCGACGAGTTCGACCGCGACGACTGCGCCGAGCACAACGTCAACGCGCTGGCGGCCGAACTCGCCAGGGTTCGCGAGCGGATCCGCGCGGGGCGGCTCCGCGACTACGTCGAGGGGCAGGCCCGCCACGAGCAGTGGCTCACCGCTGCGTTCCGCGAGTTCGACGGGCAGTGGGAGTACGTCGAGGAGCGCACGCCCGTGTTCCGAAACTCGGAGATCGCCGCCACGACCGAGGACACGCTCCGGCGCGTGGAGATCCAGCGCTTCGCCGACCGCGTCACCTCGCGGTACCGCAACCGGTTCGACAACCCGCTGGTGCTCGTCCCCTGCTCGGCGCGCAAGCCCTACAGCGAGTCCCAGAGCCACGGCCAGTTCCACGACGCCGTCCAGTTCCGCGCCCACACCGTCTCGATGACATCGCCGATCGGCGTCGTCCCGCAGGAACTGGAACTCACCTACCCGGCCCAGCACTACGACGCCGCGGTGACGGGCCGCTGGTCGGCCGACGAGACGGAGTTCGTCGCCTCGGTGCTCCGCCGGTACCTGCAGCGCAACGAGTACCCGCGGGTGATCGCCCACGTCCCCGACGAGGGGTACCGCGAGGTGTGCGAGCGCGTGGAGGCGGACCTCGATGTCGACTTCGAGTACACCGTCGAGGACCACCCGACGACGACCGAGTCGCTCGGCAACCTCTCGGCGACGCTCGCGGGCGAACTGAAGTTCTCGAAGCGGGAGCGCGAGCACAACACCGTCCGCGCCATCGCCGACTACCAGTTCGGCCCGGGCGCCGGCGACGCCGTCTTCGGGGACATCTCGACGCAGAGCCGCTACCCGAAGCTCCGGGTGCACGACGGCGGCGGCGAGCAACTGGCCGCGATGGTGCCCCAGTACGGCCTGCTGGCGTTCACGCTGGCCGGCGCGCGCCGCTGGGTCGACAGCGACGCGCCGACCAAGCGCGTGTCGATAGACGGGTTCGTCCCGCACGGGAGCGTCCTCGCGCCGGGCGTCGTCGAGGCCGACGACGACGTCCGCGTCGGCGACGAGGTGGTGATCGAGGGGCCGAAGGCGTTCGCCGTCGGCCGCGCCCGGATGTCCGGCCCGGAGATGTGCGAGAGCACTCGGGGCGTCGCCTGCTCGGTCCGACACGTCGACGAGAAGTAG